A stretch of Metabacillus sp. FJAT-52054 DNA encodes these proteins:
- a CDS encoding GerMN domain-containing protein produces the protein MPVNKKLAIAVSSIAVTSIVLSGCGIFGGGEQAVKEVDPPQDVTYTDGKNADVKPANTEKAGEQKAQTVSRDVYLIDKNGMVVSQALPLPKKEGAAKQVLTYLVDGGPVSNILPDGFRAVLPADTEVLGVTIKDGTATADFSKEFANYKREDELKILQSVTWTLTQFESVKKVKIWVNGHPLNEMPVNGTPISGDMGRADGINLDTADVTDITNTHPVTVYFLGQNDKGTYYVPVTRRVDNKEKDPITAAVTELLKGPSSTSGLLDEFQGHVKLNSAPKYENGKVTLDFNKSIYGSFDEKKKVISEKVLNSIVLTLTEQQGVETVALTVDGKADLQNEKGQKLAKPVARPANVNTGSF, from the coding sequence ATGCCTGTTAACAAAAAATTAGCCATTGCTGTTTCTTCCATTGCCGTCACTTCCATTGTGCTATCTGGCTGCGGCATATTCGGCGGAGGAGAGCAAGCGGTCAAAGAAGTGGATCCGCCGCAGGATGTTACGTATACAGATGGGAAGAATGCGGATGTAAAGCCGGCAAATACAGAAAAAGCAGGGGAGCAAAAGGCTCAGACTGTTTCGAGGGATGTATACTTAATCGATAAAAATGGCATGGTTGTTTCACAGGCATTGCCTCTCCCTAAAAAAGAAGGGGCAGCCAAACAAGTGCTGACATACCTTGTTGATGGCGGACCTGTAAGCAATATTCTTCCTGACGGATTCCGTGCAGTGCTGCCTGCGGATACGGAAGTGCTTGGAGTCACCATTAAAGATGGTACAGCAACAGCAGATTTTTCTAAAGAGTTTGCCAATTATAAGCGCGAGGATGAGCTGAAAATTCTCCAGTCTGTTACATGGACGCTTACCCAATTTGAATCTGTGAAAAAAGTGAAAATTTGGGTGAATGGCCATCCGCTTAATGAAATGCCTGTCAATGGAACTCCAATTTCCGGAGATATGGGAAGAGCGGACGGAATTAACCTGGATACGGCAGATGTCACTGATATCACGAATACCCATCCAGTGACCGTTTATTTCCTTGGCCAAAATGATAAAGGAACGTATTATGTCCCTGTCACAAGACGGGTGGATAATAAAGAAAAGGATCCTATTACAGCAGCTGTTACAGAGCTGTTAAAAGGTCCTTCCAGCACAAGCGGGCTTCTGGATGAGTTCCAAGGTCATGTGAAGCTTAATTCGGCCCCGAAATACGAAAACGGAAAAGTGACACTCGACTTTAACAAGTCCATTTATGGCAGCTTTGACGAAAAGAAAAAAGTTATTTCCGAAAAAGTGCTTAATTCCATTGTGCTGACCTTAACGGAGCAGCAGGGTGTGGAGACCGTCGCCTTGACAGTTGACGGAAAGGCTGACCTTCAAAATGAAAAAGGACAGAAACTGGCCAAACCTGTCGCCCGCCCGGCAAATGTGAACACTGGTAGTTTTTAA
- the racE gene encoding glutamate racemase: protein MNRPIGVIDSGIGGLTVAKEMMRQLPKEELIYLGDSQRCPYGPRSESQVLQYTWEMTNYLLSAHHIKMLVIACNTATAIALEDIKSKVDIPVIGVIQPGARTAIKLKKNQHIGVIGTVNTIQSGAYEEALKALKQTVTVESLACPEFVPLVESGKYEGELAKEIVKQSLLPLKNQSLDSLILGCTHYPILRPLIEEFMGPGVKVISSGDETAREVSTILSYHQALNETDGKKDHQFFTTGPRDLFQSFASNWFEETIENVHSINLEEALQS from the coding sequence TTGAATAGACCGATAGGAGTCATTGATTCAGGAATAGGCGGTCTGACAGTAGCGAAAGAAATGATGAGACAGCTGCCTAAAGAGGAATTGATTTATTTAGGCGACAGCCAGCGCTGCCCATACGGACCGCGTTCTGAATCTCAAGTACTGCAGTATACATGGGAAATGACAAATTATCTTTTGTCTGCCCATCATATTAAAATGCTGGTAATAGCGTGTAATACAGCAACGGCGATTGCTCTTGAAGATATTAAAAGCAAGGTGGATATCCCTGTTATCGGGGTTATTCAGCCTGGAGCCAGAACAGCAATTAAGCTTAAAAAGAACCAGCATATCGGAGTCATCGGCACAGTGAATACCATTCAAAGCGGTGCTTATGAAGAGGCGCTGAAAGCATTGAAACAGACAGTAACGGTTGAGAGTCTTGCATGTCCGGAATTTGTGCCTCTTGTAGAGAGCGGAAAATATGAAGGGGAGCTTGCTAAAGAAATCGTCAAACAGTCTCTTCTGCCGCTAAAGAACCAATCGCTTGATTCACTGATACTCGGCTGCACCCACTATCCGATTCTCAGACCATTAATTGAAGAGTTTATGGGGCCGGGGGTAAAGGTGATTTCGTCGGGGGATGAAACAGCAAGGGAAGTAAGTACCATTCTTTCCTATCATCAGGCTCTAAATGAAACAGACGGCAAAAAGGATCATCAATTTTTCACTACAGGTCCGCGTGACCTTTTCCAATCCTTCGCATCGAATTGGTTCGAAGAGACAATCGAAAACGTGCACTCCATTAATTTGGAAGAGGCGCTTCAATCGTAA
- the sdhB gene encoding succinate dehydrogenase iron-sulfur subunit, translated as MSEKKIIRFVISRQDSPEAAPYDEEFELEYRPNMNVISALMEIRRNPVNSKGEKTTPITWDMNCLEEVCGACSMVINGKPRQSCTALVDQLEQPIRLAPMKTFPVVRDLQVDRSRMFDSLKKVKAWIPIDGTYDLGPGPRMPEKKRQWAYELSKCMTCGVCLEACPNVNSKSNFIGPAPLSQVRLFNAHPTGEMNKSERLDALMGDGGLQDCGNSQNCVQSCPKGIPLTTSIAALNRDTNLQAFRNFFGSDRS; from the coding sequence ATGAGTGAGAAAAAGATCATCCGATTCGTGATTTCACGGCAGGATTCTCCTGAGGCTGCTCCATATGATGAAGAATTCGAGCTTGAATACCGCCCGAATATGAATGTTATTTCTGCTCTTATGGAAATCAGGAGAAATCCGGTAAATTCAAAGGGAGAAAAAACAACTCCCATTACTTGGGATATGAACTGTCTGGAGGAAGTATGCGGTGCGTGTTCAATGGTCATCAACGGCAAACCGCGCCAGTCCTGTACAGCGCTTGTTGATCAGCTTGAGCAGCCAATCCGTCTTGCGCCGATGAAGACATTCCCGGTCGTACGCGATCTTCAGGTTGACCGCAGCAGAATGTTTGACTCTCTTAAAAAAGTTAAAGCCTGGATTCCGATTGATGGAACGTACGACCTTGGTCCTGGACCAAGGATGCCGGAGAAAAAGCGCCAGTGGGCATATGAACTATCCAAATGTATGACCTGCGGTGTTTGTTTGGAAGCCTGTCCGAATGTAAACAGCAAATCCAACTTCATCGGACCTGCTCCGCTATCGCAGGTGCGTTTGTTTAATGCTCATCCAACAGGGGAGATGAACAAATCTGAGCGTCTCGATGCTTTAATGGGAGACGGAGGCCTTCAGGACTGCGGAAACTCACAGAACTGTGTGCAATCCTGCCCTAAAGGCATTCCGCTTACGACATCCATTGCTGCGCTTAACAGAGATACCAATTTGCAGGCCTTCCGCAATTTCTTCGGAAGCGATCGCTCTTAA
- a CDS encoding YslB family protein → MKSIRNQVEAGAFEDLSVPAFGHELLREILLPEILGQEYQSMLYWAGRKLARHYPLEAVEELPQFFTQAGWGTLSLVHKKQGEMEFELSSDIIQLRFQSKKEPSFQLEAGFIAEQVQTIGKHAAESFEQVKRRAGKVILTVKWDKKDMITE, encoded by the coding sequence ATGAAAAGTATCCGTAATCAGGTAGAGGCTGGAGCATTTGAGGATTTGAGCGTCCCTGCTTTTGGCCATGAGCTGCTTCGTGAAATCCTGCTTCCCGAAATCCTCGGACAGGAGTATCAGTCCATGCTTTATTGGGCTGGCAGAAAGCTTGCCAGGCATTACCCGCTGGAAGCTGTAGAAGAACTTCCTCAGTTTTTTACACAAGCAGGCTGGGGAACCTTATCTCTCGTACATAAGAAACAGGGTGAAATGGAATTTGAATTATCATCAGACATCATTCAGCTGCGCTTTCAATCGAAAAAGGAGCCATCCTTTCAGCTGGAAGCCGGATTTATTGCAGAACAGGTGCAAACAATCGGCAAGCATGCCGCTGAAAGCTTTGAGCAGGTGAAACGCCGGGCCGGAAAAGTAATTCTGACTGTAAAATGGGATAAAAAAGACATGATTACTGAGTAA
- the sdhA gene encoding succinate dehydrogenase flavoprotein subunit: MNNNRVIIVGGGLAGLMATIKAAEKGVSVDLFSLVPVKRSHSVCAQGGINGAVNTKGEGDSPWEHFDDTVYGGDFLANQPPVKAMCEAAPSIIHLLDRMGVMFNRTPEGLLDFRRFGGTQHHRTAFAGATTGQQLLYALDEQVRRYEVAGLVRKFEGWEFLGAVLDDYGVCRGITAQNLSSMEIKSFRSDAVIMATGGPGIVFGKSTNSVINTGSAASIVYQQGAYYSNAEFIQIHPTAIPGDDKLRLMSESARGEGGRVWTYKDGKPWYFLEEKYPAYGNLVPRDIATREIFDVCVNQKLGINGENMVYLDLSHKDPKELDIKLGGIIEIYEKFMGDDPRKVPMKIFPAVHYSMGGLWVDYDQMTNIPGLFAAGECDYSMHGANRLGANSLLSAIYGGMVAGPSAARYAQGLDTFAEDMPASVFERHEKEEQAKWEGIMSMDGNENAYVLHRELGEWMTANATVVRYNDKLMETDEKIQELIQRYDRININDTAKWSNQGAAFTRQLKNMLNLSRTIVLGAYNRNESRGAHYKPDFPERNDEDFLKTTMAKFTGDHQAPALHYEEVDTSLIAPRKRDYSKKKGAKA, from the coding sequence ATGAATAACAATCGTGTAATTATCGTCGGCGGCGGATTGGCCGGCCTGATGGCTACTATAAAGGCTGCGGAAAAGGGAGTCAGTGTTGACTTGTTTTCTTTGGTTCCTGTAAAGCGTTCTCACTCTGTGTGCGCGCAGGGCGGAATCAACGGAGCGGTAAACACAAAAGGGGAAGGGGATTCTCCTTGGGAACATTTTGATGATACTGTTTACGGAGGGGATTTCCTTGCAAATCAGCCTCCGGTAAAAGCAATGTGCGAGGCAGCGCCTTCCATTATTCATTTGCTTGACCGTATGGGCGTTATGTTTAACCGGACGCCGGAAGGACTTTTGGATTTCCGCCGCTTCGGAGGAACTCAGCATCACCGTACAGCGTTCGCCGGTGCAACAACAGGGCAGCAGCTATTGTATGCATTGGATGAACAGGTTCGCCGCTATGAGGTGGCAGGCCTTGTAAGAAAGTTTGAAGGCTGGGAATTCCTTGGGGCTGTGCTGGATGATTACGGTGTTTGCCGGGGTATCACGGCACAGAATCTTTCCTCTATGGAAATCAAATCCTTCCGTTCCGATGCCGTGATTATGGCAACAGGCGGTCCTGGAATCGTGTTCGGAAAATCGACGAACTCTGTCATCAATACTGGTTCTGCGGCATCAATCGTATATCAGCAGGGTGCTTACTACTCAAATGCAGAGTTTATTCAAATCCATCCTACAGCCATCCCCGGAGACGATAAACTGCGCCTGATGAGTGAATCAGCCCGCGGTGAGGGCGGCCGTGTCTGGACTTATAAAGATGGGAAGCCATGGTACTTCCTTGAAGAGAAATATCCTGCTTACGGAAACCTTGTTCCAAGGGATATCGCTACAAGGGAAATCTTTGATGTCTGCGTCAATCAGAAGCTTGGCATCAATGGAGAAAACATGGTTTATCTCGATCTTTCCCATAAAGATCCTAAAGAGCTTGATATTAAGCTTGGCGGAATCATTGAAATCTATGAAAAATTCATGGGTGACGATCCGCGTAAAGTGCCAATGAAAATCTTCCCTGCTGTTCACTATTCTATGGGCGGACTATGGGTTGACTATGATCAAATGACGAATATTCCTGGATTGTTTGCAGCAGGTGAGTGCGATTACTCGATGCACGGAGCCAACCGCCTTGGAGCGAACTCCCTCCTTTCTGCGATTTACGGAGGAATGGTTGCGGGTCCAAGCGCTGCAAGATATGCACAGGGACTTGATACATTTGCTGAGGACATGCCGGCAAGCGTATTTGAAAGGCATGAAAAGGAAGAGCAGGCTAAGTGGGAAGGAATTATGAGCATGGACGGAAATGAAAATGCTTATGTCCTTCACAGAGAGCTTGGCGAGTGGATGACAGCAAACGCGACTGTTGTACGCTATAACGATAAGCTTATGGAAACAGATGAGAAGATACAGGAATTGATTCAGCGTTATGACCGAATCAATATTAACGATACGGCAAAATGGAGCAATCAGGGTGCAGCCTTCACACGCCAGCTGAAAAACATGCTTAACCTTTCCCGTACAATTGTACTCGGAGCTTACAACCGCAATGAAAGCCGCGGAGCTCATTACAAACCGGATTTCCCGGAACGTAATGACGAAGACTTCCTAAAGACAACGATGGCTAAATTCACAGGCGATCATCAAGCGCCTGCTTTGCATTACGAAGAAGTGGATACGTCCTTGATTGCACCTAGAAAAAGGGATTATTCCAAGAAGAAAGGAGCAAAAGCATGA
- a CDS encoding MarR family transcriptional regulator gives MNDKRSEKGHVADIEKSLRRISGNIKQKGREILNEYKITPPQFVALQWLLDHGDMTVGDLAGRMYLACSTTTDLVDRMEKTSLVVRIRDEKDRRVVRVHLLKEGERIIEAVIEKRQEYLDQLLIHFTPSERLTFELLLNKLQQEMKEE, from the coding sequence ATGAACGATAAACGATCTGAAAAAGGCCATGTAGCGGATATTGAAAAGTCGCTCAGGCGGATTTCGGGGAATATTAAACAAAAAGGCAGAGAAATACTGAATGAATATAAAATAACTCCACCGCAATTTGTAGCACTTCAGTGGCTTCTTGACCACGGCGATATGACGGTTGGGGATCTTGCGGGCAGGATGTATTTAGCGTGCAGCACGACGACAGATCTTGTTGACAGGATGGAGAAGACCAGTCTTGTTGTCCGTATAAGAGATGAGAAAGATAGGCGGGTAGTCAGAGTTCATTTGCTTAAAGAAGGGGAACGAATTATCGAAGCGGTGATTGAGAAAAGACAGGAATATCTCGATCAGCTTTTAATTCATTTTACTCCATCTGAAAGGCTCACTTTTGAGCTTCTTCTGAATAAACTGCAACAGGAAATGAAAGAAGAATGA
- the gerE gene encoding spore germination transcription factor GerE produces the protein MKDKEYQSKPLLTKREREVFELLVQDKTTKEIAGELFISEKTVRNHISNAMQKLGVKGRSQAVVELLRMGELEL, from the coding sequence TTGAAGGACAAAGAGTATCAATCTAAGCCATTACTCACGAAAAGAGAAAGAGAAGTTTTCGAATTATTGGTCCAGGATAAAACTACTAAAGAAATAGCAGGAGAACTCTTTATCAGCGAAAAAACAGTTCGAAACCATATTTCGAATGCGATGCAAAAGCTTGGAGTCAAGGGGCGTTCACAAGCGGTTGTAGAGCTCCTTCGGATGGGTGAACTAGAGCTCTGA
- a CDS encoding succinate dehydrogenase cytochrome b558 subunit, with translation MAGNKEFALRRLHSLLGVIPVGIFLIQHLVVNNFATRGEQAFNDAAHFMESLPFRIVLETVIIFLPLLFHAIYGVYIAFTAKNNATRYGYFRNWMFVLQRVSGVITFVFVCWHVWETRIAAAFGASVNFSMMENILSNPLMVAFYVIGVVSTVFHFANGLWSFCVTWGITVTPRSQLISTYVTLAVFAALAYVGVSSIFAFI, from the coding sequence ATGGCTGGAAATAAGGAGTTTGCGCTGCGCAGACTGCACTCGCTGCTGGGGGTTATTCCTGTAGGAATCTTCCTGATTCAGCATCTTGTGGTTAACAACTTTGCTACTAGGGGAGAACAAGCATTTAATGATGCTGCTCATTTTATGGAAAGCCTTCCATTCAGGATTGTGCTTGAGACGGTAATCATTTTCCTGCCGCTATTATTCCATGCTATTTATGGTGTTTATATTGCTTTTACGGCAAAAAACAATGCTACCCGATATGGCTACTTCAGAAACTGGATGTTTGTGCTTCAGCGTGTATCCGGCGTCATTACATTTGTGTTCGTTTGCTGGCATGTATGGGAAACAAGAATTGCTGCGGCATTTGGCGCATCCGTTAACTTTTCCATGATGGAAAATATTTTAAGCAACCCGCTGATGGTCGCTTTTTACGTAATTGGTGTTGTTTCAACGGTTTTCCATTTTGCAAACGGGCTTTGGTCATTCTGTGTTACTTGGGGAATTACGGTTACTCCGCGTTCCCAGCTAATTTCTACGTATGTAACACTGGCTGTATTCGCGGCTTTAGCTTATGTAGGTGTTAGTTCCATCTTTGCTTTTATTTAA